In Erigeron canadensis voucher CCANA20171209 chloroplast, complete genome, one DNA window encodes the following:
- the rps7 gene encoding ribosomal protein S7, which yields MSRRGTAEEKTAKSDPIYRNRLVNMLVNRILKHGKKSLAYQIIYRAVKKIQQKTETNPLSVLRQAIHGVTPGIAVKARRVGGSTHQVPVEIGSTQGKALAIRWLLAASRKRPGRNMAFKLSSELVDAAKGSGDAIRKREETHRMAEANRAFAHFR from the coding sequence ATGTCACGTCGAGGTACTGCAGAAGAAAAAACTGCAAAATCTGATCCAATTTATCGTAATCGATTAGTTAACATGTTGGTTAACCGTATTCTGAAACACGGAAAAAAATCATTGGCTTATCAAATTATCTATCGAGCCGTGAAAAAGATTCAACAAAAGACAGAAACAAATCCACTATCTGTTTTACGTCAAGCAATACATGGAGTAACTCCGGGTATAGCAGTAAAAGCAAGACGTGTAGGTGGATCGACTCATCAAGTTCCCGTTGAAATAGGATCCACGCAAGGAAAAGCACTTGCCATTCGTTGGTTATTAGCGGCATCCCGAAAACGTCCGGGTCGAAATATGGCTTTCAAATTAAGTTCCGAATTAGTGGATGCTGCCAAAGGGAGTGGCGATGCCATACGCAAAAGGGAAGAGACTCATAGAATGGCAGAGGCAAATAGAGCTTTTGCACATTTTCGTTAA
- the ndhB gene encoding NADH-plastoquinone oxidoreductase subunit 2, with amino-acid sequence MIWHVQNENFILDSTRIFMKAFHLLLFDGSLIFPECILIFGLILLLMIDSTSDQKDIPWLYFISSTSLVMSITALLFRWREEPMISLSGNFQTNNFNEIFQFLILLCSTLCIPLSVEYIECTEMAITEFLLFVLTATIGGMFLCGANDLITIFVAPECFSLCSYLLSGYTKKDVRSNEATMKYLLMGGASSSILVHGFSWLYGSSGGEIELQEIVNGLINTQMYNSPGISIALLFITVGIGFKLSPAPSHQWTPDVYEGSPTPVVAFLSVTSKVAASALATRIFDIPFYFSSNEWHLLLEILAILSMILGNLIAITQTSMKRMLAYSSIGQIGYVIIGIIVGDSNDGYASMITYMLFYISMNLGTFACIVLFGLRTGTENIRDYAGLYTKDPFLALSLALCLLSLGGLPPLAGFFGKLYLFWCGWQAGLYLLVLIGLLTSVVSIYYYLKIIKLLMTGRNQEITPHVRNYRRSPLRSNNSIELSMIVCVIASTIPGISMNPIIAIAQDTLF; translated from the exons ATGATCTGGCATGTACAGAATGAAAACTTCATTCTCGATTCTACGAGAATTTTTATGAAAGCCTTTCATTTGCTTCTCTTCGATGGAAGTTTGATTTTCCCAGAATGTATCCTAATTTTTGGCCTAATTCTTCTTCTGATGATCGATTCAACCTCTGATCAAAAAGATATACCTTGGTTATATTTCATCTCTTCAACAAGTTTAGTAATGAGCATAACGGCCCTATTGTTCCGATGGAGAGAGGAACCTATGATTAGCCTTTCGGGAAATTTCCAAACGAACAATTTCAACGAAATCTTTCAATTTCTTATTTTACTATGTTCAACTCTATGTATTCCTCTATCCGTAGAGTACATTGAATGTACAGAAATGGCTATAACAGAGTTTCTCTTATTCGTATTAACAGCTACTATAGGAGGAATGTTTTTATGCGGTGCTAACGATTTAATAACTATCTTTGTAGCTCCAGAATGTTTCAGTTTATGCTCCTACCTATTATCTGGATATACCAAGAAAGATGTACGGTCTAATGAGGCTACTATGAAATATTTACTCATGGGTGGGGCAAGCTCTTCTATTCTGGTTCATGGTTTCTCTTGGCTATATGGTTCATCCGGGGGAGAGATCGAGCTTCAAGAAATAGTGAATGGTCTTATCAATACACAAATGTATAACTCCCCAGGAATTTCAATTGCGCTCCTATTCATCACTGTAGGAATTGGGTTCAAGCTTTCCCCAGCCCCTTCTCATCAATGGACTCCTGACGTATACGAAGGA TCTCCCACTCCAGTCGTTGCTTTTCTTTCTGTTACTTCGAAAGTAGCTGCTTCAGCTTTAGCCACTCGAATTTTCGATATTCCTTTTTATTTCTCATCAAACGAATGGCATCTTCTTCTGGAAATCCTAGCTATTCTTAGCATGATATTGGGGAATCTCATTGCTATTACTCAAACAAGCATGAAACGTATGCTTGCATATTCGTCCATCGGTCAAATTGGATATGTAATTATTGGAATAATTGTTGGAGACTCAAATGATGGATATGCAAGCATGATAACTTATATGCTGTTCTATATCTCCATGAATCTAGGAACTTTTGCTTGCATTGTCTTATTTGGTCTACGTACCGGAACTGAGAACATTCGAGATTATGCAGGATTATACACGAAAGATCCTTTTTTGGCTCTCTCTTTAGCCCTATGTCTCTTATCCCTAGGAGGTCTTCCTCCACTAGCAGGTTTTTTCGGAAAACTCTATTTATTCTGGTGTGGATGGCAGGCAGGCCTATATTTATTGGTTTTAATAGGACTCCTTACAAGCGTTGTTTCTATCTACTATTATCTAAAAATAATCAAGTTATTAATGACTGGACGAAACCAAGAAATAACCCCTCACGTGCGAAATTATAGAAGATCCCCTTTAAGATCAAACAATTCCATCGAATTGAGTATGATTGTATGTGTGATAGCATCTACTATACCAGGAATATCAATGAATCCGATTATTGCAATTGCTCAGGATACCCTTTTTTAG